A genome region from Christensenella minuta includes the following:
- a CDS encoding ABC transporter ATP-binding protein, which translates to MSEHIIDFLGVYKEYDGVEVLSNINLYIRQNEFLTLLGPSGCGKTTLLRIIAGFEEPTRGDVHLFGESIKGLPPYKRRVNTVFQKYALFPHLNVFDNIAFGLKIKKMDKTVIRKKVEDMLRLVGLSGYGDRDIAKLSGGQQQRVAIARALVNEPEVLLLDEPLGALDLKFRQEMQLELKRMQKTLGITFVYVTHDQEEALTMSDAIAVMNDGVIQQLGTPEQIYNEPRNSFVADFIGESNIINGVMKRDYFVHFADNDFVCLDRGFNENEPVQVVVRPEDINITKNIAEDMVTGTVSSTLFMGVHYEIRVQGDNGFEWLVHSTDFYDVGDRVGFTLEPDDIHVMEVSQYDKMRIDIAAGAGQ; encoded by the coding sequence ATGTCAGAACACATCATCGATTTTTTAGGGGTCTACAAGGAGTACGACGGGGTGGAAGTCCTCTCCAACATCAACCTGTATATCAGGCAGAATGAATTCCTGACGCTGCTCGGGCCTTCCGGCTGCGGGAAAACGACGCTTTTGCGCATCATCGCCGGATTTGAAGAGCCGACACGCGGCGATGTGCACCTGTTCGGCGAAAGCATTAAGGGCCTTCCGCCCTATAAGCGGCGCGTCAATACAGTGTTTCAGAAATACGCGCTGTTTCCGCACCTCAATGTGTTCGACAATATTGCATTTGGCCTTAAGATCAAGAAGATGGATAAGACGGTGATCCGGAAAAAGGTGGAAGATATGCTCCGGCTGGTGGGCCTCTCCGGCTATGGAGACCGCGATATCGCCAAGCTCTCCGGCGGACAGCAGCAGCGCGTTGCCATTGCGCGCGCTCTCGTGAACGAGCCGGAGGTGCTGCTCCTAGACGAGCCGCTTGGCGCGCTCGACCTCAAGTTCCGGCAGGAGATGCAGCTTGAATTAAAGCGCATGCAAAAAACCCTCGGCATCACCTTTGTGTATGTAACGCACGACCAGGAAGAGGCGCTTACCATGAGCGACGCGATCGCCGTAATGAACGACGGCGTGATCCAGCAATTAGGGACGCCCGAGCAGATTTACAACGAGCCCCGCAACTCCTTCGTCGCGGATTTCATTGGGGAATCAAATATCATCAACGGCGTCATGAAACGGGATTATTTTGTGCATTTTGCAGACAACGATTTTGTGTGCCTCGACCGCGGCTTCAACGAAAACGAACCGGTACAGGTGGTCGTGCGGCCAGAGGATATCAACATCACCAAAAATATTGCGGAAGATATGGTCACGGGTACGGTTTCCTCCACGCTGTTCATGGGCGTTCATTATGAAATCCGTGTACAAGGCGATAATGGCTTTGAATGGCTGGTTCACTCCACGGATTTTTATGATGTGGGCGACCGCGTCGGATTCACGCTCGAACCGGACGACATCCATGTCATGGAAGTAAGCCAGTACGATAAAATGCGAATCGACATAGCTGCGGGGGCGGGCCAATGA
- a CDS encoding M15 family metallopeptidase — MMKNRSGNDTFSGYYGKNRTGGGGEMRFTASAPPGRHKRRRATKRFAVFAVMVAILAVGLLLFTRGCAQSEKTVHTGAARVCAQARPPAEAAENPPVEDGRFLVLVNWEHPSDGSRPDTLVPMDEVFENEVSFEGGSIDSMAGAAAREMFRAAQAEGAGPYKITTAYRSIEYQEQLWEQRLREDPDYGREPYSDPVRVLPGNTSEHTTGLALDILSPRHDEADDSFGETPEGLWLAENAWKYGFILRYPEGKEALTGVIYEPWHFRYVGKQAAKEIYQSGQCLEEYAGGNS; from the coding sequence ATGATGAAGAATAGAAGCGGGAACGATACGTTCTCCGGATACTATGGAAAAAACAGGACGGGAGGAGGCGGCGAAATGCGTTTTACGGCGTCTGCGCCGCCGGGCAGGCATAAGCGCAGGAGGGCGACGAAGCGTTTTGCGGTGTTTGCCGTCATGGTGGCTATACTGGCCGTGGGGCTTCTGCTCTTCACGCGGGGCTGCGCACAATCGGAAAAGACCGTGCATACGGGTGCCGCGCGGGTTTGCGCACAGGCGCGGCCGCCCGCGGAGGCAGCGGAGAATCCCCCCGTTGAAGACGGCCGGTTTCTTGTGCTCGTAAACTGGGAACACCCTTCGGATGGCAGCCGCCCGGATACGCTCGTGCCGATGGACGAGGTATTCGAAAATGAAGTGTCCTTTGAGGGCGGCTCTATCGACAGCATGGCGGGCGCGGCCGCCCGGGAAATGTTCCGGGCTGCGCAGGCGGAAGGGGCCGGTCCCTACAAGATTACGACCGCGTACCGTTCCATCGAATACCAGGAACAGCTTTGGGAACAAAGACTGCGCGAGGATCCGGACTATGGCCGCGAACCCTATTCAGATCCCGTCCGCGTCCTTCCGGGAAATACGAGCGAGCACACGACCGGCCTCGCGCTGGATATCCTTTCCCCGCGGCACGACGAGGCCGACGATTCCTTCGGGGAAACGCCGGAAGGGCTGTGGCTCGCGGAAAATGCATGGAAATACGGTTTCATTCTCCGTTATCCGGAAGGGAAAGAAGCCCTCACCGGGGTGATCTATGAACCGTGGCATTTCCGCTATGTGGGAAAACAGGCGGCAAAAGAGATCTATCAAAGCGGCCAATGCCTTGAGGAATATGCAGGCGGCAATTCCTGA
- a CDS encoding cytidylate kinase-like family protein encodes MKNDVIITISRQFASGGRTIAKKLAAGLDLPYYDNELITLAAKESGYNEEFFENAEEKANNKFLYYLSSGLGNVSSWGTDIALDDKLFLIQADVIRSVAARGSCIIVGRCADYVLAGNPNCINIFIYSDIDHRIERAKNDYHLEAPNLKDAIIKSDKKRATYYNYYSDMKWGQKENYHLMLNSDSIGIENSVKLLTQYVELFVEGR; translated from the coding sequence ATGAAAAACGACGTTATTATCACTATTTCCCGGCAATTTGCAAGCGGTGGAAGAACCATCGCCAAAAAGCTCGCGGCGGGGCTCGACCTTCCCTACTATGACAACGAGCTGATTACCCTTGCGGCAAAAGAGAGCGGATATAACGAGGAATTTTTTGAAAACGCGGAAGAAAAGGCGAATAACAAATTCCTGTATTACCTTTCCTCCGGTCTTGGCAACGTGTCCTCGTGGGGAACGGATATTGCGCTTGACGACAAGCTGTTCCTGATCCAGGCGGACGTAATCCGCTCGGTGGCGGCCAGAGGCTCGTGTATCATCGTCGGCCGCTGCGCGGATTATGTGCTCGCAGGCAATCCGAACTGCATCAATATCTTTATTTATTCCGACATTGACCACAGGATCGAGCGGGCAAAAAACGATTATCACCTCGAGGCACCCAACCTCAAGGACGCGATTATCAAATCCGATAAAAAACGCGCGACCTATTACAATTACTATTCCGATATGAAATGGGGCCAGAAGGAAAATTACCACCTGATGCTGAACAGCGACAGTATCGGGATAGAAAATTCGGTAAAGCTGCTGACCCAATATGTCGAGTTGTTTGTTGAAGGCAGGTAA
- a CDS encoding response regulator transcription factor, whose amino-acid sequence MINILIVEDERPISNLIRVNLAEGGYSCDVADDGMQAADMIEQNRYDLILLDIMLPKVNGYELMEYIAPTGTPVIFITAKNDVADRVKGLHLGADDYIIKPFEIVELLARVEAVLRRYNKGESRIAVGDVEIDTQSRCVKKNGRQIDLTMKEYELLLLFIRNKNIALFRETIFERVWQSDYLGDTRTVDLHVQRLRKKLGWEKMIVAVYKVGYRLEY is encoded by the coding sequence ATGATAAACATATTGATTGTAGAAGATGAACGTCCGATCTCCAACCTGATTCGCGTGAATCTGGCGGAGGGCGGATATTCCTGCGACGTAGCGGATGACGGGATGCAGGCGGCGGACATGATCGAGCAAAACCGGTACGATTTGATTTTGCTGGATATCATGCTGCCCAAGGTAAACGGGTATGAGCTGATGGAATATATCGCCCCTACCGGCACTCCCGTCATTTTTATTACCGCCAAAAACGACGTGGCGGACCGTGTGAAGGGCCTCCACCTCGGGGCGGACGATTACATCATCAAGCCCTTCGAGATCGTCGAACTGCTGGCGCGCGTAGAGGCCGTTCTGCGCCGTTACAACAAAGGCGAAAGCAGGATCGCCGTGGGAGACGTGGAAATCGATACGCAGTCGCGGTGCGTCAAAAAGAACGGGCGGCAGATCGATCTTACGATGAAGGAATACGAGCTCCTGCTTCTCTTCATCCGTAATAAGAATATTGCCCTCTTCCGCGAGACCATCTTCGAGCGCGTGTGGCAGAGCGATTACCTCGGGGATACGCGCACGGTAGACCTGCACGTCCAGCGGCTGCGCAAAAAACTTGGCTGGGAAAAAATGATTGTTGCCGTCTATAAGGTAGGATACAGGTTGGAATACTAG
- a CDS encoding sensor histidine kinase, with amino-acid sequence MKFAWKVFLSTVIVIAIVFAVGGYVLVTSFFTSALSRETDRALEENQLMKLAYESAATTYLNQGAKLTDEAVVNSVSSLENGGRRGIIVSDENYKKIFSSTGEAADEQLMREMDGGRVYRIGGSGGRYDITVCCSTSVGGRTVYLETSRDITSIFQEREAQFDTYTEWSIVLLLLSALVMLVVSMFLTRPLTRLSATTRRIAEGDYNVRMRVKGEDEIAEFTQDFNAMTDAVQDKMYALENTARQREDFVASFAHELKTPLTSIIGYADMLRSKHMKPEEMFLSANYIFTEGKRLEALSLKLLELMVLERQEFEKRRINPRVLIEEIEGLMLPIMENAGLVLKTAAQNAVVMVEPDLFKTLLVNLIDNARKASEPGSLIELYGQIDGRDYVFCVRDHGRGIPEEEIKKITEAFYMVDKSRARAQNGAGLGLALSDKIAHMHGSRLEFKSIVGSGTLVCIRIRRARRARP; translated from the coding sequence ATGAAATTTGCCTGGAAGGTGTTTTTGTCAACGGTGATCGTGATCGCCATCGTATTTGCGGTGGGCGGCTATGTTTTGGTTACGTCCTTTTTCACCTCCGCGCTTTCGCGCGAGACAGACCGGGCCCTTGAAGAAAACCAGCTAATGAAGCTCGCCTACGAAAGCGCGGCGACCACCTATCTGAACCAGGGCGCCAAGCTCACGGACGAAGCCGTCGTCAACAGTGTTTCATCCCTTGAAAACGGCGGGCGGCGGGGTATCATCGTTTCGGATGAAAATTATAAGAAGATATTTTCCAGCACGGGAGAAGCGGCGGACGAACAACTCATGCGCGAAATGGACGGCGGACGCGTATACCGCATCGGCGGGAGCGGCGGCCGTTACGATATCACCGTTTGCTGCTCGACCAGCGTGGGCGGCCGCACCGTCTATCTCGAGACCTCGCGGGATATCACCTCCATCTTCCAGGAACGGGAAGCCCAATTTGATACCTATACGGAATGGAGCATCGTATTGTTGCTTTTAAGTGCGCTGGTGATGCTCGTTGTTTCAATGTTTTTGACCCGCCCGCTTACCAGGCTGTCCGCGACCACGCGGCGTATCGCTGAGGGGGACTACAATGTGCGCATGCGGGTGAAGGGCGAGGATGAGATTGCCGAATTCACGCAGGACTTCAACGCCATGACAGACGCGGTGCAGGATAAAATGTACGCGCTCGAAAATACGGCGCGCCAGCGCGAGGATTTCGTTGCGAGCTTCGCGCACGAACTGAAAACGCCGCTCACGTCTATCATCGGCTATGCGGATATGCTGCGTTCCAAGCATATGAAGCCGGAGGAAATGTTCCTTTCGGCCAATTATATTTTCACGGAGGGAAAACGCCTCGAGGCGCTGTCCCTCAAACTCCTCGAATTGATGGTGCTCGAGCGGCAGGAATTTGAGAAACGGCGCATCAACCCGCGCGTACTGATCGAGGAGATCGAAGGCCTGATGCTTCCCATTATGGAAAACGCGGGGCTTGTCTTAAAAACGGCGGCGCAGAACGCGGTCGTGATGGTCGAGCCGGACCTTTTCAAAACCCTGCTTGTGAACCTGATTGATAATGCGCGCAAGGCGTCAGAACCGGGCAGCCTCATCGAGCTGTACGGGCAGATCGACGGCCGTGATTATGTCTTTTGCGTGCGCGACCATGGCCGGGGCATCCCGGAGGAAGAAATCAAGAAGATCACGGAAGCGTTTTATATGGTGGACAAAAGCCGCGCCCGTGCGCAGAACGGCGCCGGACTTGGCCTCGCGCTTTCCGATAAGATCGCGCATATGCACGGTTCGCGTCTTGAGTTTAAGAGCATCGTAGGCTCGGGTACGCTCGTATGCATCAGGATCAGAAGGGCAAGGAGGGCGCGTCCATGA
- a CDS encoding ABC transporter substrate-binding protein has translation MKKLCSILLICLLAAGICAGCASTETAGGRTVVHFLNWGDYIDPAVIPMFEEENPDIKINMTTVPSNEEMYVIATTEGTQIDVVVPSEYMIQRLMLEDRLAGLDHSKMENYGYVEDFVETCTYDPNGQYSVPYTWGTFGLLYNIELTGGEIDSWDALFDPKYEKQILMYDSIRDSVGLALIKLGYSINTKNQQEIDEAAELLVEQKPLVLAYGTDDLRMTMINGSAALAPMYAGDAAYSMMDNPDLRYVIPREGANIFVDGMCILKTTDVYDAALRFVDFMMRPDIAALNAEYNCYSTPEDDALALVDPELLENTAFNPPKEDLANCEYYEHLEKDILRMYEDAWMKVKIA, from the coding sequence ATGAAAAAATTATGTTCCATTCTGCTTATCTGCCTGCTGGCGGCGGGCATATGTGCGGGCTGCGCCTCCACGGAGACCGCGGGCGGCCGCACGGTCGTGCACTTCCTGAACTGGGGGGATTATATTGACCCGGCTGTCATTCCCATGTTCGAGGAAGAAAACCCTGATATCAAGATCAATATGACCACCGTACCCTCCAATGAGGAAATGTATGTGATCGCGACGACCGAAGGTACACAGATCGACGTGGTGGTTCCCTCCGAATATATGATCCAGCGTCTGATGCTGGAAGACCGCCTTGCTGGGCTCGACCATTCCAAAATGGAAAATTACGGCTATGTCGAGGATTTCGTCGAGACCTGCACCTATGATCCGAACGGGCAGTATTCCGTGCCCTATACGTGGGGAACGTTCGGCCTCCTCTACAATATCGAACTGACGGGAGGGGAGATCGACAGCTGGGATGCGCTTTTTGATCCCAAATATGAAAAACAAATCCTGATGTACGACAGTATCCGCGACAGCGTAGGGCTTGCGCTCATCAAGCTCGGCTACAGCATCAATACCAAAAACCAGCAGGAGATTGACGAAGCCGCGGAGCTGCTTGTGGAGCAAAAGCCCCTCGTGCTGGCTTATGGGACAGATGACCTGCGGATGACGATGATTAACGGGAGCGCGGCGCTCGCGCCCATGTACGCAGGCGACGCGGCTTACTCCATGATGGATAACCCGGACCTGCGGTATGTGATCCCCAGGGAGGGGGCGAATATTTTCGTGGACGGTATGTGCATCCTCAAAACAACGGATGTATACGATGCCGCCCTGCGCTTTGTAGACTTCATGATGCGGCCGGATATCGCGGCGCTGAATGCGGAATACAACTGCTATTCCACGCCGGAGGACGACGCCCTCGCGCTTGTAGACCCGGAGCTGCTTGAAAATACGGCTTTCAATCCGCCAAAAGAAGACCTTGCCAACTGTGAATATTACGAGCATCTCGAAAAAGATATCCTGCGAATGTACGAGGACGCGTGGATGAAAGTAAAGATCGCATGA
- a CDS encoding GtrA family protein produces MKKLFHQILKFGIVGIIAFLIDYGLLYVFTEWCGIYYLVSSTLSFSISVIFNYIASVIWVFDVNKKHSKVRNFILFVIFSVIGLGINQLIMWAGVEMLALHYMLVKIGATAIVMVWNFITRKKFLEQ; encoded by the coding sequence ATGAAAAAACTGTTTCATCAGATTTTAAAATTCGGTATCGTTGGAATTATCGCCTTTCTGATCGATTACGGATTGCTGTATGTATTTACGGAATGGTGCGGGATATACTACCTTGTTTCTTCTACCCTGTCGTTCAGCATTTCGGTTATTTTCAACTATATCGCCAGCGTGATCTGGGTTTTCGATGTAAATAAAAAGCACAGCAAGGTACGCAATTTTATCTTGTTTGTCATTTTCAGCGTGATCGGCCTCGGAATCAATCAGCTGATCATGTGGGCGGGGGTAGAGATGCTGGCCCTGCATTATATGCTTGTGAAGATCGGGGCAACGGCGATCGTGATGGTGTGGAATTTTATTACCAGGAAAAAGTTTCTGGAACAATAA
- a CDS encoding ABC transporter permease, translating to MKSKQISGVVNSRKVFALPYVAWIAVFTVAPLILILLYAFTDTGSGGVMILTAENLARAFSPLYMTVFWRSVLMALIATAVCLLLGYPVAYMLSRMKPNRAAILSILFILPMWMNFLLRTYAWRALLDNAGIINQGLMALGFEPVQFLYTEGAIIFGLVYNFLPFMILPIYSVFQKMDTSCIQAAQDLGANKWQTFWRVTLPLSKGGIVSGVTMVFMPAMTTFVITRLLGGSHFMMYGDLIEMEFLLMSEWNFGSALAVVMLILTILFMWLMRKYDKEGEGGALL from the coding sequence ATGAAAAGTAAGCAGATTTCAGGCGTGGTGAACTCGCGCAAGGTGTTCGCGCTGCCCTATGTCGCATGGATTGCGGTCTTCACGGTCGCGCCGCTGATCCTTATCCTGCTGTATGCGTTCACCGACACGGGTTCAGGCGGGGTCATGATCCTTACCGCGGAAAACCTTGCGCGCGCGTTTTCGCCGCTGTATATGACGGTCTTCTGGCGCAGCGTGCTGATGGCGCTCATAGCAACGGCGGTATGCCTGCTCCTCGGATATCCCGTGGCCTATATGCTGTCGCGCATGAAGCCAAACCGCGCGGCTATCCTCTCCATCCTTTTTATCCTGCCCATGTGGATGAATTTCCTGCTGAGGACGTACGCGTGGCGCGCCCTGCTTGATAACGCGGGGATCATCAACCAGGGGCTCATGGCGCTCGGGTTTGAACCGGTGCAGTTCCTGTATACGGAAGGGGCGATCATCTTCGGGCTGGTGTATAACTTCCTGCCTTTCATGATCCTGCCCATCTATTCGGTGTTCCAGAAGATGGATACCTCGTGCATCCAGGCGGCACAGGATCTTGGGGCCAATAAGTGGCAGACCTTCTGGCGGGTCACGCTGCCCCTCTCAAAAGGCGGCATCGTCTCCGGGGTCACCATGGTGTTCATGCCCGCCATGACCACCTTCGTCATCACGCGTCTTTTAGGAGGCAGCCATTTTATGATGTACGGCGACCTTATCGAGATGGAGTTTTTGCTGATGTCCGAATGGAATTTCGGCAGCGCCCTTGCGGTGGTCATGCTGATCCTGACCATACTGTTCATGTGGCTGATGCGCAAATACGATAAAGAAGGGGAAGGGGGGGCCTTGCTGTGA
- a CDS encoding cupin domain-containing protein, which translates to MEIGRKIKARRQSLGLTQSELADRAELSKGFISQLERDLTSPSIATLMDILECLGTDLREFFNEREEEKVTFAAADLFEKADDEKSILWLVPNAQKNKMEPILLHLVAGCSTEEDRPHEGEEFGYVLSGTVTLVLGMKRYKVRKGGSFYFQADMPHKIENNGKKDAEVIWISTPPMF; encoded by the coding sequence ATGGAAATCGGCAGGAAGATCAAGGCGAGAAGGCAGAGCCTCGGCCTCACGCAAAGCGAGCTCGCCGACCGTGCGGAACTTTCAAAAGGATTTATTTCGCAGCTTGAGAGGGACCTTACTTCCCCCTCGATCGCGACGCTGATGGATATCCTCGAATGTCTCGGAACAGACCTGCGGGAATTTTTTAATGAGCGTGAAGAAGAAAAGGTGACGTTTGCGGCAGCGGATCTTTTTGAAAAGGCGGACGACGAAAAAAGCATCCTGTGGCTTGTGCCGAATGCGCAGAAGAACAAAATGGAACCGATCCTGCTGCATCTTGTGGCGGGCTGCTCCACCGAGGAAGACCGTCCGCATGAAGGCGAGGAATTCGGCTACGTGCTCTCCGGCACGGTCACGCTCGTCCTCGGCATGAAGCGCTATAAGGTCAGGAAGGGCGGCAGCTTCTATTTTCAGGCAGATATGCCGCATAAAATTGAGAATAACGGGAAAAAGGATGCGGAAGTGATATGGATTTCCACGCCTCCCATGTTTTAG
- a CDS encoding MATE family efflux transporter, with amino-acid sequence MEAVKENKMGVLPVKKLLVTMALPIMISMLVQALYNVVDSIFVGQYSENAFAAVSLAFPVQMLIIAVAVGTGVGMNSLVSRRLGEKKYDDANEGVSAGIFLGIVSWIGFAAFGIFFSQMFFEAFTAGIEGGVEIAAMGTQYVSICTVFSFGVFIEIMCERIMQSTGVTIYNMITQIVGAVINIILDPILIFGLGPFPEMGAAGAAGATVIGQIVAMLMCLYFVNKKIKEVKIKMRGFRPRKRIIGEIYKVGVPSIVMQAITSVMIVGFNFILVYFYAPDISAAAVSVLGAYFKLQSFIFLPVLGLTNGLIPIVAYNYGARYKQRITDVVRFATILAVIIMVVGMVIFQLFPEALLQMFNATPAMLDLGTQALRIISLCFAFAGVGIVFSSVFQAVGNGVLSMIVSLCRQLVVILPAAYLLSLFGSVNDVWYAFPVAECVSLILSIFFFRYVGRKYIKPLDDPAALVPGM; translated from the coding sequence ATGGAAGCGGTAAAAGAAAACAAAATGGGCGTGTTGCCCGTCAAAAAATTACTGGTCACGATGGCTTTGCCCATCATGATCTCTATGCTGGTGCAGGCACTGTATAATGTTGTGGACAGCATATTTGTCGGCCAATACAGCGAAAATGCGTTTGCTGCGGTGTCGCTGGCGTTTCCGGTGCAGATGCTGATTATCGCGGTGGCGGTCGGTACCGGCGTCGGTATGAATTCGCTGGTGTCGCGCCGGTTGGGAGAAAAAAAGTATGACGACGCCAACGAGGGCGTTTCCGCCGGTATTTTCCTCGGGATCGTCAGCTGGATCGGTTTTGCGGCCTTCGGTATTTTCTTTTCGCAGATGTTCTTTGAGGCATTCACGGCGGGAATCGAGGGCGGCGTGGAAATTGCGGCAATGGGTACGCAGTACGTCTCGATCTGTACGGTTTTTTCCTTCGGCGTATTTATTGAGATCATGTGCGAACGGATCATGCAGTCCACAGGCGTTACGATTTATAATATGATTACGCAGATTGTGGGCGCGGTCATCAATATCATTCTCGACCCAATCCTGATTTTCGGCCTGGGGCCGTTCCCGGAAATGGGCGCGGCGGGCGCGGCGGGCGCGACCGTAATCGGGCAGATCGTCGCAATGCTGATGTGCCTGTATTTCGTCAACAAAAAAATCAAGGAAGTAAAGATCAAAATGCGCGGCTTCCGTCCGCGCAAAAGGATCATCGGGGAAATTTATAAGGTTGGGGTTCCTTCCATCGTTATGCAGGCGATCACCTCGGTCATGATCGTAGGCTTCAATTTTATTCTGGTCTACTTTTATGCGCCGGATATCTCCGCCGCCGCAGTCTCTGTGCTCGGAGCCTATTTCAAGCTGCAATCATTTATCTTCCTGCCGGTTCTGGGGCTTACAAACGGCTTGATTCCTATTGTGGCGTATAACTATGGCGCGCGGTATAAGCAGCGGATTACGGACGTGGTACGGTTCGCCACCATCCTTGCCGTCATCATCATGGTCGTCGGCATGGTGATTTTCCAGCTGTTTCCGGAGGCACTGCTGCAGATGTTTAACGCAACGCCTGCCATGCTGGACCTGGGAACGCAGGCGCTGCGGATCATCAGCCTGTGCTTTGCCTTTGCAGGGGTAGGGATCGTATTTTCCTCGGTATTCCAGGCAGTCGGCAACGGCGTCCTGAGTATGATTGTGTCCCTGTGCCGCCAGCTCGTGGTCATCCTGCCGGCAGCTTACCTCTTGTCGCTTTTCGGCAGTGTAAACGACGTATGGTACGCTTTCCCGGTCGCGGAATGCGTTTCGCTCATATTGAGCATCTTCTTTTTCCGGTATGTCGGCCGCAAGTATATCAAGCCGCTGGACGACCCGGCGGCGCTTGTGCCGGGAATGTAA
- a CDS encoding ABC transporter permease, with product MYLPIGALIIFSFNESKSMAKWTGFSLHWYEQLFQDPSIAEAVWVTISIAIIASLAATFIGTLAAIGMDNFRKKSKNVMVNLTYIPMVNAEIVTGISLLLLFIFFNIPRGYWTMLLAHITFDIPFVIFSVLPKLRQMDPGTYEAALDMGAKPAYAVRKVILPQIAPGIVTGFLLAFTMSFDDFMISFFTSQGATQNLSTYIYSMARVGINPMINALSAIMFVVVITLLLVINLRSVKKTKRSPRVESFR from the coding sequence ATGTACCTGCCCATCGGCGCGCTCATCATCTTTTCCTTCAACGAGTCCAAATCGATGGCCAAGTGGACGGGGTTCTCCCTCCATTGGTACGAACAGCTTTTTCAGGACCCTTCCATTGCGGAGGCGGTGTGGGTCACCATCTCCATTGCAATTATCGCATCGCTCGCAGCCACCTTTATTGGTACGCTTGCGGCGATCGGCATGGATAATTTCCGCAAAAAAAGTAAAAACGTGATGGTAAACCTCACCTATATTCCCATGGTCAATGCAGAGATCGTAACGGGTATATCCCTGCTGCTGCTGTTTATTTTCTTCAATATTCCGCGCGGCTATTGGACGATGCTGCTTGCGCATATCACGTTCGATATCCCCTTTGTCATCTTTTCCGTGCTCCCGAAGCTCCGCCAGATGGACCCGGGCACGTACGAAGCTGCGCTCGATATGGGGGCAAAGCCGGCCTATGCGGTCCGGAAGGTGATCCTGCCGCAGATCGCGCCGGGTATCGTAACGGGCTTCCTGCTCGCCTTCACGATGTCCTTCGACGATTTTATGATTAGCTTTTTCACCTCGCAGGGGGCGACGCAGAACCTGTCCACCTATATTTACAGTATGGCGCGCGTGGGCATCAACCCCATGATTAACGCCCTGTCTGCAATCATGTTTGTCGTAGTCATCACGCTGCTTTTGGTCATCAACCTGCGGTCCGTAAAGAAAACGAAGAGATCGCCGCGGGTAGAAAGTTTTCGCTGA
- a CDS encoding N-acetylmuramoyl-L-alanine amidase family protein, giving the protein MRNLSQHTGTGRRHRRATGRFFLFLAVTLLIIAGIFLLYRAFPFEISRAAGEEMAPAAGETQTLKQIIPAGSGATVIVDPGHGDTDVGTKGVSTGRLEKEVNLEIALKLRNVLEGKGYTVIMTRESDEPIAAADEPDAKVRKAADMAKREEIIRTANADVFVSVHQNFFEQGAGAAGPQVFYRDREAPGYELAQYVQRALNEQLGIANPRDVNSGDYQLLRPGNQASIIVECGFFSNPEEEQKLQKDDYQQAVAQAVGSGIETYLFEKNS; this is encoded by the coding sequence ATGCGTAACTTATCACAGCATACCGGAACGGGACGGCGGCACAGGCGGGCGACAGGAAGGTTTTTCCTGTTCCTCGCCGTCACATTGCTTATCATTGCGGGAATATTCCTGCTCTACCGGGCCTTCCCGTTTGAGATATCCCGTGCGGCCGGCGAAGAAATGGCGCCCGCAGCGGGAGAGACACAGACCCTCAAACAGATCATCCCGGCAGGCAGCGGCGCCACGGTCATCGTGGACCCCGGACACGGGGATACGGATGTCGGAACTAAAGGTGTTTCCACCGGAAGACTCGAAAAAGAGGTCAACCTCGAAATTGCCTTAAAACTGAGAAACGTACTGGAAGGGAAAGGCTATACCGTTATCATGACGCGCGAATCGGATGAACCGATCGCCGCGGCGGACGAGCCGGACGCCAAAGTACGCAAAGCGGCGGATATGGCAAAACGCGAGGAGATCATACGCACCGCGAATGCCGATGTCTTCGTCAGCGTCCACCAGAATTTCTTTGAACAGGGCGCCGGGGCCGCCGGCCCCCAGGTTTTTTACCGCGACAGGGAAGCGCCGGGCTACGAGCTTGCGCAATATGTCCAAAGGGCGCTCAACGAACAGCTCGGCATCGCAAATCCGCGCGATGTCAATTCGGGAGATTACCAGCTCCTGCGGCCGGGAAACCAGGCCAGTATCATTGTGGAATGCGGTTTTTTCTCCAATCCGGAGGAGGAACAGAAGCTGCAAAAAGACGATTACCAGCAGGCCGTCGCGCAGGCGGTGGGGTCGGGGATCGAAACATATCTTTTTGAAAAAAATTCGTAA